The Anaeromyxobacter sp. Fw109-5 genomic interval ATCCATTACCAGGGACGCCGGGCGGCGGGGCCGCTCGTGGAGGTCCACTGCGCGGCGCTCCCCGAGACGCTCCTCGAGGGCGAGCTGTTCGGCCACGAGAAGGGAGCGTTCACGGGCGCGACCCAGCGGAAGGCGGGCCACCTCGCCGCCGCGGATCGCGGCACCCTCTTCCTCGACGAGATCGGCGAGATCACGCCGGCCACGCAGGTGAAGCTCCTGCGCTTCCTCCAGGATCGCCGCTTCGTGCCGCTCGGCGCGACCGAGGAGCGCTCGGTGGACGTGCGCGTCGTCTCCGCGACCAACCGCGACCTCGCGGCGGCGGTGGCGGAGGGCACCTTCCGGGAGGACTTCTACTACCGCCTGAACGTGTTCGCGATCCCGGTGCCGCCGCTGCGCGAGCGCCCGGAGGACGTGCTCCCGCTCGCGGAGCGCTTCCTGGCCGCACGCGGGCTGCCGCCCTCGAAGCTCGGCGCCTCGGCGCGCGAGCGGCTCCTCGCGCACCGGTGGCCCGGCAACGTGCGCGAGCTCGAGAACGCGCTCGAGCGAGCGCTGATCCTCGCTGGGGAGGAGGAGATCCGCGCCGACCAGCTGGCCAGCGGGGGCGCGCAGCGGGGTCGCCGGGCGACCGACCTCCTCGTGGAGGGCTTCAGCCTCGACGCGTTCGAGCGCGAGCTGCTCCACGCCGCCCTCGAGCGCGCCGGCGGGAACAAGACGCACGCCGCCCGCATGCTGGGGATCACGCGCCGGCGCCTCTACTCGCTCCTCGCGAGCCACGAGGGCGGCGGGGACCTGGCGCCCGACGACGCCTGACCGCGCCGGGCGCGAGCGACCGCGCCCCCGCGCGGCGCTGCGCCCACCGAGCCTCGAACTGCGCGTGCCAGCGGGCGCCGGCTCTGCTAAGCAGCGGTGATGCGCATCGTCGTCGTCGGAGCGGGAGGGGTCGGCGGTCTCCTGGCGGGGCTCCTCGCCCGCGCGGGAGTCCAGGTCGGGGTCGTCGCGAGGGGCGCACACCTCGAGGCGATCCGGAGCGAGGGGATCGCCGTCGAGTCCCCGCTCGGCACCTTCACCGCGCGCGTCGCCGCGGAGCCCGCGCCGGGCGCGCTCGGGCCCGCCGATGCGGTGCTCGTCGCGGTGAAGTCCTGGCAGGTGCCCGAGGTCGCGCCGTCCCTCACGCCGCTCCTCGCCGGCGGTGGCGTCGCCGTCCCGCTGCAGAACGGGGTGGAGGCGGCCGGCCAGCTCGCCCAGGTGCTCGGGCCGGAGCGCGTCGCCGGGGGGACGATCGCCGTGCTGGCGTGGATCGCGGGCGCAGGGCGCGTGCAGCACGTGGGGTCGACGCCGCGCCTGGCGCTCGGCGAGCGGGGCGACCTCGCGCGCGCGCCCTCCCCCCGCCTGGAGGCGCTCGCCGCCGCGCTCCGGGCCGCCGGGGCGGAGGCCGCGGTGACGCCCGACATCGAGGCGGCCGTCTGGGAGAAGTTCCTCTTCGTGGAGCCGCTCGGGGCGATCGGCGCCGTGTCGCGCGCGCCGATCGGGGTCGTCCGCAGCGTCCCGGAGACACGCCAGCTCCTCGCCCTCGCGCAGGAGGAGGTCGCCGCGCTGGCGCGCGCCCGCGGGGTCGCGCTCCCTCCCGACGCCGCGGCCCGCGCGCTCGCCCGCGTCGACACGGTGCAGGCGGACGGGACCATCTCGATGCAGCGCGACCTCGGCGCGGGGCGCGCGTCCGAGCTCGCGGACCAGACCGGCGCGGTGGTCCGCCTCGCGCGCGCCGCCGGGGTGGCGGCGCCGGTCCACGAGACGCTGCTCGCGGCGCTGCTCCCGCAGGAGCTGGCGGCGCGGGGGCGGATCGAGCCGTTCGCGCGGACGTGAGGCGGATCCGACCGACCGTCAGCGCCCCGGCTGCTCCCCCGTCACCCTCCCCAGCTCCGCCTCGGCGCGCGCGAGCCGCTCGACGGCGTCGATCCGATCGCGCCGCGCGTCGAGGAGCTGGCCCCGCAGGAGCGCGACCTCGACGAAGCCGAGGCGCCCCTCCGCGTGGGCGCGCTCGACGAGCGCGGCGTTCTCCTCGACGGCCGCGATCGCGCCGTCCCCGAGCGCCTCGACGGCAGCGCGCGCGCTACGGACGCGTCCGGCCGCGAGCCGCACCTCCTGCCGAACGCGGCGCACGAGGCCGGCGAGGTGGGCCTCCGCGGTGGACGCCCGCGCGGACGCCTCCGCCCGCGCCACCTCGTTGCGCCGGAAGAGGGGCAGCTCGACGGCGAGCGTCCCCTGCACGATGTCCTCGCCCTCCTCGCGCGCCCAGGCCACGCCGAGCGCGGGCGAGGGGATGGCCTCGCGCCCGGCGAGGCGCGAGCCGGCGCGGGCGGCCTCCGCGTCCGCGCGGGCGGCGGCGACGTCGGCGCGTCGCTCCAGCGCCTGGTCCGCGAGCGCCGCCTCGTCCGCGGGCGTGATCGCCGCGCGCGGCGTGCCAGGCGCGAGGGCGAGCTCACGCAGCGCGCCCGGCTCGAGCCCCAGGGCGAGCTCCAGCGCCGCCTCCGCGGCGGCGCGGTCCTCCTCGGCGACGAGCCGTCCGCGACCCGCGCGGCCGCTCGCCACCCGCGCGGCGATCACCTCGAGCCGGGACACGTCCCCCGCCCGCTCCCGCGCCACGGACGCCCGCTCGGCGTCGACGGCGATCCGCGCCGCCTCCGCCTCGACCGCGGCCCGCTCCCGCGCGGCGCGCACCCCGGCGAAGAGCGTCCTCACCTCCGCGAGCACCTCTCCGCGCCGCACCGCGCGCCGGGCCTCCGCCGCGCGGAGCGCCGCCTCCGCCGCGTCTGCCCGGGCGCCGCGCTGCCCCCACGGCTCGAGCCGCTGCGAAAGGGCCGCCTCGTACTCGGCCGTCCCGTCGCGCCGCCCGGCCGCGGCCTCGACCATGGGGTTGTCCGCGAGCAGCCGGCCCGCGACGCGACGCGTCTCCGCCGCCGCGCGCACCTCGGCCTCGGCCGCCCGCACCTCGGCGCTCGCCGCGAGCGCGCGCTGCACGGCGTCGGCGAGCGCGAGCTCCTCCGCGCCCCGCGCCTCCGAGGCGAGCGCCGCGATCGACGCCGCCGCGAGCGCGCGGCACCAGGCCCCGGGATCACGGAGAGACACGCGCCACCTCCTCCTCGCGCTCGTCCGCCGCGAGGACCTCGGCGTCGCGGCCGCGGCCCATCGAGGCGTACAGCACCGGCAGCACCACCAGGGTGAGGAGCGTCGACGACAGCACGCCCCCGATGACCACCGTCGCGAGCGGCCGCTGCACCTCCGCGCCCACGCCGGTGTTCACCGCCATGGGCACGAAGCCGATGGCGGCGACGGCCGCCGTCATGAGCACCGGCCGCAGGCGCGTGATCGCCGCCTCCCGCACCGCCTCCGCGAGCGGGCGGCCGCGCGCGAGGAGCTGCCGCACGCGCGAGACGAGCACCATGTCCCCGAGCACCGACACGCCCGAGAGCGCGATGAAGCCGACGGCCGCCGAGATCGAGAACGGCATCCCGCGCGCGAGGAGCGCCACGACCCCGCCGATCATCGCGAACGGCACCCCCGCGAAGATGCGCAGCGCGTCGAGGGCGCGCCGGTAGGTGAGGTAGAGCAGCCCGAAGATCAGCAGCAGCGCCGCAGGGACCACGACGAGCAGCCGCGAGCGCGCCCGCTCCAGGTTCTCGAACTGGCCGCCGTAGCGGAGCCAGTAGCCCTCCGGGAGCTCCAGCTCGGCGTCGAGCCGCCGGCGCACCTCGGACACGAAGCCGCCCAGATCCCGCCCCCGGACGTTGGCCTGCACCACCACCCGGCGCTTCCCCCACTCGCGCTGGATGGTGGTCGGCCCGCTCACCTCCCGGATCGTGGCGAGGCGGCCGAGCGGGACCCGGTCTCCGCTCGGCGTGCGCACCGGCACGGTGGCGAGCTTCTCCGGATCTTCGCGGTAGGGCGCGCGCAGCCGGACGGCGAGCGGGAAGCGGCGCTCCCCCTCGCGCACCTCGCCGGCCACCCGCGTGCCGACCGCCTCGACGACGTCGAGCACGTCGCGGGCGGCGACGCCGTGCCGCGCGACGGCGGCGCGGTCCACGCGGACCTCGAGCACCGGCTGGCCGGTGATCTGCTCGACCGACACGTCCGCCGCGCCGGGCACCTCCCGGACGATGCGCTCCACCTCCCGGGCGGTCGCCTTCAGCACGTCGAGATCGTCGCCGAACACCTTCACGCCGAGATCCCCGCGGACGCCGGCGATCATCTCGTTCACCCGCATCTCGATGGGCTGCAGGAACGAGAGCCGCATCCCCGGCAGCGACGCGAGCGCCTCCTGCATGCGCGCCGCGAGCTCCTCCTGCGTCTCCGCCCGCGTCCAGCGCTCCCGCGGCTGGAGCGTGACGAACACGTCGGTCAGCTCGACCCCCATCGGATCGGTGGCGACCTCGGCGGTGCCGGTGCGCGACCAGACCCGCTTCACCTCGTCCGGGAACCGCGCCCGCAGCACCTGCTCGATGCGCGTGCCGTAGCGGAGCGACTCCTCCAGGGACACGTCCGCGAGCCGGACCGTGTTCACCACGATCGTCCCCTCGGACAGGCGCGGGATGAACTCGCTGCCGAGCCGCGTGGCGAGGAGCCCCGCCGCCGCCACCGCGGCGACGGCGCCGGCGAGCACGGCGCGCCGGTGCGCGAGCGCCCAGTCGAGGAGCGGACGGTAAGCGGCCGCGAGCTTCCGCGCCAGCCACGGCTCACGGCGCGGGACGTCGTGACCGCCCCGGCGCAGCACGTACGAGGCCAGCACCGGCATCACCGTCAGCGACACGAGCGCCGAGCCCAGCAGCGCGAGCACCACGGTCAGCGCCATGGGGCGGAAGAGCTTCCCCTCCACGCCCTCGAGCGCGAGGATCGGGAGGTACACGACGAGGATCACGAGCTCGCCGAAGAGGGTGGGACGCCGCACCTCGAGCGTCGCGTCGCGCACCACGTCGAGCACGCTCCGCCGCCCGCCCGCCTCCGACAGCCGCCGCTCGGCGTTCTCGACCAGGATGACCGAGCTGTCCACCACGAGCCCGAAGTCGATCGCCCCGAGCGACATGAGGGACGCGGCGATCCCGAGCCGCAGCATGCCGTGGAAGGCGAACAGCATGGAGAGCGGGATGGCCGCCGCGACCACGAGCCCCGCCCGCCAGCTCCCCAGCAGCGCGAACAGCACCGCCACGACCAGCAGCGCGCCCTCCACCAGGTTCGTGCGCACCGTGCGCAGCACGAGGTCCACCAGCTCGGTGCGCTCGTAGACGGGCTCCACCTCGACGCCCGCCGGGAGGCGTGCCTTCACCTCCTCGAGCCGCAGCGCGAGCGCGTCGGTGACCTGGTGGGCGTTCTCGCCGACCAGCATGAAGCCGAGCCCGAGGATCGCCTCCCCCTCCCCGTCCGCGGTGGTCGCGCCGCGGCGGATCTCGTGGCCCGCCTCCACGCGG includes:
- a CDS encoding ketopantoate reductase family protein, producing the protein MRIVVVGAGGVGGLLAGLLARAGVQVGVVARGAHLEAIRSEGIAVESPLGTFTARVAAEPAPGALGPADAVLVAVKSWQVPEVAPSLTPLLAGGGVAVPLQNGVEAAGQLAQVLGPERVAGGTIAVLAWIAGAGRVQHVGSTPRLALGERGDLARAPSPRLEALAAALRAAGAEAAVTPDIEAAVWEKFLFVEPLGAIGAVSRAPIGVVRSVPETRQLLALAQEEVAALARARGVALPPDAAARALARVDTVQADGTISMQRDLGAGRASELADQTGAVVRLARAAGVAAPVHETLLAALLPQELAARGRIEPFART
- a CDS encoding efflux RND transporter permease subunit, coding for MLAHIVGWSLAHRGAVLVATAALAVSGALAFRALPVDAFPDTTDVQVQVNGTAPALTPEEVERQLTVPVEAALSGLPRVGEVRSISKFGLSQVTVRFADGTDLWFARQQVAERLGTVELPPGVERPTLGPVATGLGEIFHYVVKSRTVPLEELRTLHDWVIAPQLRTVPGVAEVNAWGGLEKQWHVVVDPLRLQQFDLALADVYTALEANNANVGGGVISRGGAASLVLGVGALDGPRAVADVVVAARGGVPVRLRDLARVEAGHEIRRGATTADGEGEAILGLGFMLVGENAHQVTDALALRLEEVKARLPAGVEVEPVYERTELVDLVLRTVRTNLVEGALLVVAVLFALLGSWRAGLVVAAAIPLSMLFAFHGMLRLGIAASLMSLGAIDFGLVVDSSVILVENAERRLSEAGGRRSVLDVVRDATLEVRRPTLFGELVILVVYLPILALEGVEGKLFRPMALTVVLALLGSALVSLTVMPVLASYVLRRGGHDVPRREPWLARKLAAAYRPLLDWALAHRRAVLAGAVAAVAAAGLLATRLGSEFIPRLSEGTIVVNTVRLADVSLEESLRYGTRIEQVLRARFPDEVKRVWSRTGTAEVATDPMGVELTDVFVTLQPRERWTRAETQEELAARMQEALASLPGMRLSFLQPIEMRVNEMIAGVRGDLGVKVFGDDLDVLKATAREVERIVREVPGAADVSVEQITGQPVLEVRVDRAAVARHGVAARDVLDVVEAVGTRVAGEVREGERRFPLAVRLRAPYREDPEKLATVPVRTPSGDRVPLGRLATIREVSGPTTIQREWGKRRVVVQANVRGRDLGGFVSEVRRRLDAELELPEGYWLRYGGQFENLERARSRLLVVVPAALLLIFGLLYLTYRRALDALRIFAGVPFAMIGGVVALLARGMPFSISAAVGFIALSGVSVLGDMVLVSRVRQLLARGRPLAEAVREAAITRLRPVLMTAAVAAIGFVPMAVNTGVGAEVQRPLATVVIGGVLSSTLLTLVVLPVLYASMGRGRDAEVLAADEREEEVARVSP
- a CDS encoding sigma-54 dependent transcriptional regulator; its protein translation is MTRILVVDDEPKLGKVVAQMLELDGHEVERAAGGRDALVRLAASRFDVVVTDLRMPDVDGLAVLRAARAVPQPPEVVVMTAYATAESAVEAMKAGAVDYVTKPFSMDELRLRVRRLAAQRGAEVREARLVARLTPELVAESPAMRAALQAARQVAATDATVLLLGESGTGKSQLARFIHYQGRRAAGPLVEVHCAALPETLLEGELFGHEKGAFTGATQRKAGHLAAADRGTLFLDEIGEITPATQVKLLRFLQDRRFVPLGATEERSVDVRVVSATNRDLAAAVAEGTFREDFYYRLNVFAIPVPPLRERPEDVLPLAERFLAARGLPPSKLGASARERLLAHRWPGNVRELENALERALILAGEEEIRADQLASGGAQRGRRATDLLVEGFSLDAFERELLHAALERAGGNKTHAARMLGITRRRLYSLLASHEGGGDLAPDDA
- a CDS encoding TolC family protein, translating into MSLRDPGAWCRALAAASIAALASEARGAEELALADAVQRALAASAEVRAAEAEVRAAAETRRVAGRLLADNPMVEAAAGRRDGTAEYEAALSQRLEPWGQRGARADAAEAALRAAEARRAVRRGEVLAEVRTLFAGVRAARERAAVEAEAARIAVDAERASVARERAGDVSRLEVIAARVASGRAGRGRLVAEEDRAAAEAALELALGLEPGALRELALAPGTPRAAITPADEAALADQALERRADVAAARADAEAARAGSRLAGREAIPSPALGVAWAREEGEDIVQGTLAVELPLFRRNEVARAEASARASTAEAHLAGLVRRVRQEVRLAAGRVRSARAAVEALGDGAIAAVEENAALVERAHAEGRLGFVEVALLRGQLLDARRDRIDAVERLARAEAELGRVTGEQPGR